One Psilocybe cubensis strain MGC-MH-2018 chromosome 9, whole genome shotgun sequence genomic window, gcgccaagagcggccaaaatccagctcgaaaaaaaaatcaaaagttatgttgacggaaaatggtttcagacaaaaagtttaaaaaaaaaaaattcataaatgtgcatatacaatccttactactagcctttatgcccacaataatagaattacacctcagaggtcaaattgtagtctctggaagtccataatgagtctgagaggtattacttaggcgtgacttattgtcacgtgtggtcacgtgtaccattatataagcggccaaaagaacattgtcaaattttcgaaaatctcccaaactcgagaaaacaccatttctgacgtgttagactaaaaaaaaaggaaaaaaattaaaatctttataacttcttgagatcaaaatttttttgaaaaaaaaaaccacagatgtgttcaaagaagcataacctacatatctgtggttcaaaaatgtagaatagtgtgagtgcagaagggttgaaaaggttcggaggtaagccaacttttgcttacctaagggggtgctggttcctgatgagcccaatcttaatTGTCGCATGTTTTGCCGTTTTCTGCCCCACAACTTCCTTAGTGTTATGCAAACATTGAAGAGAGCCCTTCAAATATATATTTGGAAAGCCAATTTCCCCAACAAGATTTTCAAATCACCTTTGCAACGAATGCTTCTCGAAACAAAAACCAACGCATAGAAGCAAATATTTCTCTGGCAACGTTTTTCGATTGGTGAGATTATTCTCATCTGGAATGCAAACCTACGAAACACTTTTACAAGCCTCGTAAGTAGGTTGGAGACAAAAGGGTTACAGCGTTTGGCTTGATTTCTGAATGGCCTGAGTGGAAGGTTTGAAAGAACGGCGGGCCGACTTGTACCTCTGGGCTCCGCCACATGAACAGAACTTCCATATATGGTTATTTCGTGTCGCGTCCTTATGAGCGCGTCTGAAGGATGTTCACCTCAGACACGACAACCGTATCTTCTTGATAATCAATACGCAATTAGTCAAGCCATTGTCCACCCTACATAGTTGAATGTTCCTAATAGTTCCTAAGTCCTAACAATCACAGCATTTAGTACAAGTAACATCGACAATGCACAGATGATTGAGTGGAGGGGGGGGAGACTCGGGAAGAGCGAAGTAACAATTATCGACAGGAGAGCGCAAACATAGGTGACCATGGATGAATGGGGAAATAGAACGCACGATAGGTAAAGTCCTTGCTACACGAACAACATCAAAGTCAGGGGTAGTATAATCAATGAGAAGATAGATGTCCAAATAACCACATAAGAGCCAGAGGGACGGGACACATACGATGACTCGGTAACATCCCTGTTTTCTTGGTACGCATGAACACCCGTTTAGAACATCATTCCAACGGCACCAAGTGCGAGACCTCCAAAGATACCAGCGATGCCCCTGCTGCCGACTGCGGTAGCAGCCGAACTTGGCTTGGACGTGTCAGAGCCGCCGGTAGGAgatgctgaagaagaagcgTTGGCGGTAGGGGTAACCTGGGATGGGTATAGGGAGCCGAGGGGCTTGATCTCGAAGGGGTCTGAGGTGCCAACGACCTATTTTAGGAAAGAAGGTACCACGACAAAGTCAGTAACcgaacaaaaacaaaagacaCGAGGAAGTGGGCTCACATCGGTCAGGTTCAAGATGTTAGAGAACGTGATAACATAGCCTGTCCCAGCTGGCTGATTAGCTTGGTCCTGGGAGACGAGGATGGAGCATTGGGAGTTTTGCTGGACACTAATGAAGGGCATGATATCTGGCAAAAGCTTGGGGTCTGGATTCGAGATCCTAGGGTGGGCATAACGGTGTTAGATTGGAAAAGGATGCAAGCAGCTTAGAAGAGACGCACGAGATAGTGAACGAGTCGACGGGCGAATTGTTGCAGTCCCAAGTGAGCACGTTTGTCGATTTGGCAACTGGGAGGGCATGGGTAAACATGGTTGACACGCGGAACACGAGCAACAATCAACGAGTAGTACGCACCCCACCAAATATCTTTGCTAGGCGCTGTAAtcttgatttgattttgagcATTGGCCACGCTGGCAGCTGAAGCCAGGACGAAAGCAGCACGGGGAAGGATGCTCTTCAAGTGGACCATGTTGTCTGTCGATCAGGGGTATGTTAACTTGGAAGAATGCTTTGTGAAGGAGTTGAAAGGTGGTATACGTTAAATGCGGAGGGCAACGAGGCTGGATGACAAAAGAATGTGGGTACGGCTGGAGGGAAGGGGACAGTCCGTGGGCGAAGAAGGCAGGGGACAGAAGCACTCAGTGACGAGGACAAGGAAGACAGCTAGCACGAGAAAAAATCACACCATAGCCGGCAAACACCCCTAAAGCGGCATGTTTCGCTGATAGCCGGTTATTAATTTAAACAATTAGATAAGCCTGAGTGCCGTGCATTGAGCCACTGGCTCTCCTGGCTCTTGTCACCATCTAATCCACTCAAACCCTGGAACCAAACTCGAACAATGTCTCCAGCCAACAACATCTTTCAGCTACCACAAGAACTGGTGGAAAAAATACTGGATGACGTCGCACTCGAATGTTTCAGGGATGGCGACGGCAAGCTCAACGATCTCAAAGCTTGTTCCTTGGTTTCCAAACGTTTCTGTACTCGCTCCCGTCACCACATGTTCTCTTATATACTATTCACTTTGGACGAGCATGGGCAGAGGCGTGCCGCAAAACTTCTGGACATCCTTCGCCAAAACCCATCGCTTGCTCATGTTGTGACTCATCATCTCCATACATTCGGCCTGATCAGTAATGATGATTTTACCCAGCTAGAGCTGCGTAAATCTTGTATACCGGGCATTGATGAATCGTTTGAAAGGCTCCGGCAACAGGTAGCGTCATTTTTTAATCGGAAAAATAATGTTTACGACCTGCTTGGATTGATAAACCAAGCGCCGATTGTTCACTTCAGCCTAGGGGGGTGGTGTCTTTTTAACAATAAATCCACAATCAATAAATCCCAGGTCATCGATAGCGCTCTTCGCATCATCAAAAGCCCATCTATCAGATCTTTGCGATTCAGTGAACTCTTTATTCTGCCGCCAAAGCTTGTTTACCATGCCCTTGTTTCTTCCCAATTGAGAGAACTATCCTTCCGAAGAATACCGTCTATGCCTCGAGAAACTGAGGCCACCGACCCTATAGAAGGTCTTCAGATTGCGCCAAATCTACAAAGATTGGAGCTAAAACGGGTGTACTACTTTGAATTCCTGTCTCTTATACTCGCTTTGGCACAGGGCGGCGGGGCAAAAACTATAACAACATTCCCAATTTTCCGTCATCTTCACACTCTTGTTGTCACCATCAACAGCTCTCATGGCGAAATGGAATCCTTGTGGACTCTGTTGCTGGGGGTGGCTCCTTCTTTAGAGACTCTGGATATACAGCACACGGGACGTCTAGGTAAGCTTCAgtttattccatttttttccGTTATATAACATTGAGGCTAGGAAACCCATGGCCGGACACCGTATGCTTAAGCCAGCTTACAGAATTAAAACATCTCATTTTTACGACAAGCCTATCAATCATGATATCGACTCTATACGAGGGCTATATCACCGACCTCCTCCTATCGGCCTCCAGTCCGATCATCTTGGAATCGATAGAAATTAATATTTATAAACAAGGCCATTCTCCGCAAGAGGTGTACAATTCCATTTATCTCAACAATGGATGGAAGAACATTGATCGTGCCCTGAACAATCCCAACTTTGTCAATTTGACAGAGGTTGTCTGCAACCTGAGGCCGTTTTCGATGCGTTCGAGCCTCTCCACCCGCGTTGAAAATCTTACAGCTCAGCGGATAGACGCTAGACCCCTTTTACCTGTCACATGCGAATCTTCATCACTAGTGTTAAGTTGTTATTTGATGCCAGTGTCAGGCCCACATGATATATACCACTAACGCCAACTACATAAGTACATAGGTACTACCAAGAAAGTATTGTTCAAATTGAACTCAAGAAGATTCCCTTTTTAACGTTCTTTTCGAGTCGAATTCATTCAACATCGATATAATACGCTGGTCTTGTCTACGGCTTGCCGCTTCGATATTTCGATTTGTATGTTGGTAGTACTTAAGCGGGGTGTCTTGCACAGTACAGAGCAGCAAATGACTGGGGAGAACTATAAGGTGGTGGTACATCCGATGAGCTGACCATAGCCTTCTCTACGACCGTCTTTAGTCTAGTTGCAGTTTTGAATCGATCTTCACCGATTACGGATGCTTTATTAGATGGATTTAAAACAAGCGATTGAATTTCTTGGTCGTCGCGGCTGTCAAAATGTTCGGAAAAGTCTGACATTGCCGTACGTTCTAAGCTGGTACTTGAAAAAGTTGTCGGGGAGCGTGGGGCTGTATTGGATGAGTTATTGACATTGATAAAAAAACTGAATTGCTTGACGCATAAGGTGTCCTGGAGGTAATCAGGGAGTCTGATGATCTAATGGAAGTGGCGAAATCCGAAGGATTTTGTAGAGGTCGCTGCTCCTATTAAATACTCCTAGTAATTACAATATTTGAAGCATATAAGTGGTTAAAGCTGAAGTTAGATTATGAATACTGTATTTCAACAAGCCAAGAGATTGAGGTACTCAGATAAATatcaaagaaaaattgaTGTGTTGAAAATAAATAAGATTCACCGATGTGATATACGAAGGATTGAACGAAGTGGGAGGCGTAAGGAAGATGGCAGATGATTAACCGGTGAAGAAGCAAAAGGAAGAGGGGAGAGCAAGAGGAGAGCGATGATTGTTACCCTTGTTTGATTTCAGAAACATAGAGGATGATCGATGAGGGATGGAAAGAACCTCATTGCAAGCTAGCTGTTATTAGTCTACAGCTATTCGGATAATGACAAACACAGCCTGCCACTGTCAGCGGGAGGCTTTCGCATGCCGATTCGGCGATCGAATTCAAAACCGGCTTAAAGCGTTGTGCGGCTGTGCTTCATTAGTCAGCCAGCTGTGAAGAGCTCCTCAAGGCTCAGGTTCTGTCCTCACGGTTAAATTAGCTCTTAAAAAATACAATGATCATTCTCCTAGGATGTCAGGTCATGTCACCTTACTGTGTGAACATGATTCATTCTTTGTCCGCGATGTACTGGTGCGCGCATTACCGAGTTCCACAGAACAGTCATGATCCTCCTCGATGACAAACAAGTAGAGGCCCTCGAGGCCCGGCGGATAGCAGAAGAACAGGAACAGGCGAATGTGTGTCTTTTCATGTCCTGGGTATTCTTATCTAAATGGCCAAATCCCCTGTAGCAAGAACCTCCTCCAACATATGCATCACTACAATCAAGTCCTTCAAGCTCTGCGCTGGTAGCCAAAACCGTCAACTATGTGGCTATCACCCGAACACACGCCTCCGTAAAAGAGATCCTGATCCTGGATCCATCTGTCTTTGTGCCTGTCTTTCTGAGGCCTCCACTCGCGCCAGGTGAAACAGAAGAAACTCGCAAAAATCTCAGACTGGAAGCTACTCATGGCCATGTCCACGCGGATATAACCCTTGTCGGAAATGACGACAATCCGAATGAATCCTCTTCGAAGAGGAACAAGCGCGTCCTCATGAGCATGAAATCAACGCATGGAGGGATTGTAGCTAAAGTTGTACGTCGATCTTGCCTCTATGCATGACGTGTAGCCGTGAATGCTGACTTCATAAAAGCATGGAGGGACAGATCGAagttctttttctcttcatgCACAGGCAGTAAATGGAGACATCCGTCTGCATCTCCCACGCACGTTCCATGGACCACTCATCGTCTCCCATAGACATGGCTTAGTTAGGTTCTCGGATGCCGTGAACCGGAATCTCACAACGTTTGGCGAGGTGGATAGCACACGCCGGTGCTTCTTGGGAGACTTTTCGCGATGGAGCGATGCGGGGAATGGCTGGCCCGGCGATGAGCTTGTCGTCGAAGTCCGTCATGGGAATGTTAAAATTCATTACGACGACGATGCAGTAGGATCAACAGTAAAGTCGCGGCCAACTCTTCTAAACCggatttttggattttgagTGGTCAGTGAATTCTTTTTGGCCATATAAGCAATGCTGAGAATATAATTTCAGTTGGTAATGTCGATTCTTTGTTCGCGGTATCTAATTCGGTTATATGTAGGTGGATTGTATATTTTTGTATCTCGTCAGAATAGTATCGACTCACTATCAGCTATTGTACCCCAGGTAGAatatattttcttcttcctgtAATGACCATCGGATTGTCGAATTTCGAGTGTCGTATCATGGCGAACTCGGGACAGCATGGTCCCATGCTCTGTCTGAGGATGTTTGTAAAGATTCCGAAATTTGTCGGAGGAATCTTAGCCTTGAACCTAATCTCCATCGATTGGGCTCCGTTGCCTGCGTACGATAAAATATAAACACCGCGCCGACACTTAGGAAGCAGGATGCAGCGAGGCCTTTCTTCCTCGCTGAAACTCTTTGTCCTGGCTCGACCTTCACTATCTCCGAGCAAAGCTTGGTTTCCAAAGGTGTCGTGTGATATGAACAAAAGGGAGAAAGCTTCCCAAAGTATTGGTTTGTTCAACTCATTGCCACTGAACACTCATATTTAGAACATATGTGCTTCTCGACACTGACTCGATTACTGCCTGAGCGCTCGTAAATGACACTTATCTCGTAGAATCATAACTGCTCCTGGAGCTTAAGGAAAAGCCATTGATACCACGTGAACCTCAACTGTTCGCCGATTCGTGAAACTCGGGGATGTTGATTATCAAATGCGATCTCGGGACCCATACGCAAGCCATACGAACGACTCCGTACCAGATATAAGAAGCCCTCTTCTGTTTCGCTATCTTTGCTACATCTCTGAAACAAACACCTATCTGCAAAATTGTGCATCACCTAGCATGGCAAACGTTTTTGTGAGTTTTCTGCTTGCTGATAAACCCTATATGCGATTTGTGTTCGGGTTACGGTGGACTGCCGCCCGTTATTATTATTAGCGCCCAGATGACTGACACTGACTGTTGGTCCCTGTTCGCTTAGTTCGACATCACCATCGCGGGAAAACCTAAGGGACGCATTGTCTTCAGGCTATACGATGACGTCGTGCCTCTGACCGCCAGAAACTTTCGTGAACTCTCCACCGGAAGAAACGGCTATGGATACAAGGGCTCCAAGATGCACTTTATCGTAGAAAACTACATTCAAGCCGGAGATTTTACAAAGGGTGATGGAACAGGTGGAAAGTCGATCTATGGCATCAATTTCGACGGTCAGTGGCCTTGTTCAAACATCCCGACGTTGTCACCGTACGCGAAGAACTGATTTTATACATTATCTTGTTTTTTATAACCCATAGACGAAAACTTCATCGCGAAGCACTCAAAGAAAGGCTTATTGACCATGGCCAATGCAGGGAGGAACACCAACGGGTCTCAGTTCCTGATTACCACCGCGGCAACACCCTGGCTAGACGGGCATCATGTTGTATTCGGTATGACATCTACCTTGGCTGCGTGATGACAAGCGATGACGTTTTTTAGGCGAAGTGGTAGAAGGTATGGATACTGTGGAGGAGATATCAATGCAAGCAAGTACATTTGGAGCTCCCAAAAAATTGGTGGTAATTGCAAATTGTGGAACCGTGTAGGTAGTATAGATACAGCGCAAGGTCCGCAAACCGCTGCATTCCTAGGATCCAGTGCCTGTATAGATTGAGTTTCGGAGATGTTGAGCATGCGAAGGATATTTATACGATGATAGATAAAGTGACATCAGGTATCGAGGAGCGCAGTCGTTAAATTTGCAACACGTCAGTCCCTTGGATAAAATATAGGTGGAGCTGAAGATAGGCGCGGTGGGTCAGAGAGTTCTATGCCACGAAAATTAACTTTAGCACCAATCGAGGAGACAGCTCAGGTACCAAGTGCACGAGGCGAATGATGTTACAAGTGTTCAATAACGATATTCATATACTACGCTTTGAAGTTTACATATCGCACTTAGACAGTTCCTGACTTGGCAATGGTGACCTTCTTCGATGTCTTTCCAGATGAAGATCCGAGCTTCTCAATGGCCTTGACAACATCATATCCCTCAACGACTTCGCCTAGACGGCTAGTCAGAAATATAATGCCTTGAAGTTATTCAATTACATACCGAAAACGACATGGGCACCATCCAACCAGGAGGTAACGACAGTCGTGATGAAGAATTGGGAGCCGTTGGTGTTCTTGCCAGCGTTGGCCATGGACAAGAGACCAGGTTTGGTGTGCTTGAGCTGGAAGTTCTCATCTACAATTGTCTCCATGAGGAAATTGATGAATGAAAATTTGGCGTGTAAAAACTGACCAGCAAACTTCTCGCCGTAAATGGATTTTCCACCAGTGCCGTTGCCCTTGGTGAAATCTCCTCCCTGGAGCATGAATTGGGGGATCACACGGTGGAAGCTGGAACCTGCGTATCCGTAACCATTTTGGCCAGTGGCGAGTTCACGGAAATTGCGGGCGGTCTTAGGGACGACATCGTCAAAGAGCTTGAAGACAATGCGGCCGGAGGGAGCGCCGTCGATTTCGATATCAAACTAGCGACAGGAGAAAATTATTAGATTCGTTATCTGATCTTCCATCGCGGGGCAATCTCTCTCTCGCTATTACCGAAGCGTGCAGGCGATTGACATCCACGCCACACTAGACGTGGATCCTCCCTGCAGGCCTGGATCCCAGGATAGCAGAGAGCTTTGAGCCGAAATGAAAACTTACGAAGACGTTGGCCATTGTAGATCGATGTGGATCGTAACAGAAAGAGTGGTGCTGCAGATTGTGCAATCACCTCCTGCGTTTATATGAGCTCGGCTGTTACCGGTTGTAGATCATTCATCATCGAATTTGCCGGATTCGTGATCTCCGACCCCATGCGTCTGAAACGAAATTGGTTCGGTGGGGATCATCCTCGACGAACGTTCCAGAAGCCCGACACCTGGACGAAAAGACAGAGAAAAGGAGCGAGCTCCAAGCAAAATTCATCCAGCAGAACCCAAAGCCACCCAAGAtccaaaaaacacacaaaaacaaGTCATTGGATAAtcagaaaaaagacaaatcAGACAGAACACATCTTGGCGTATGAGAGAGAGACGGTCGCCGTGTCATATAAGCGtcatctattttttgtgagACCGTGCAGTGTGGATACAGGAAGCAGAGCACCA contains:
- a CDS encoding cyclophilin peptidyl-prolyl cis-trans isomerase Cyp2, giving the protein MANVFFDITIAGKPKGRIVFRLYDDVVPLTARNFRELSTGRNGYGYKGSKMHFIVENYIQAGDFTKGDGTGGKSIYGINFDDENFIAKHSKKGLLTMANAGRNTNGSQFLITTAATPWLDGHHVVFGMTSTLAA
- a CDS encoding cyclophilin peptidyl-prolyl cis-trans isomerase Cyp2: MANVFFDIEIDGAPSGRIVFKLFDDVVPKTARNFRELATGQNGYGYAGSSFHRVIPQFMLQGGDFTKGNGTGGKSIYGEKFAGQFLHAKFSFINFLMETIVDENFQLKHTKPGLLSMANAGKNTNGSQFFITTVVTSWLDGAHVVFGEVVEGYDVVKAIEKLGSSSGKTSKKVTIAKSGTV